The Arachis hypogaea cultivar Tifrunner chromosome 19, arahy.Tifrunner.gnm2.J5K5, whole genome shotgun sequence genome has a window encoding:
- the LOC140182234 gene encoding homeobox protein knotted-1-like 5, with translation MCMEYEAAGSCSSEVEGIEFGYGTRGVGDKELKEMLLRKYSGYLSSLRKEFLKKRKKGKLPKDARIALMDWWNSHYRWPYPTEEEKLMLSEMTGLDIKQINNWFINQRKRHWKPSSEMRFGVMEGVSGAAHGTILEHM, from the exons aTGTGCATGGAAT ATGAAGCAGCAGGGAGTTGTTCATCAGAGGTGGAAGGAATTGAATTTGGATATGGGACACGTGGCGTTGGAGATAAAGAGCTTAAGGAAATGTTGCTTCGTAAGTACAGTGGTTACCTTAGTAGCTTGAGAAAGGAGTTtctaaagaaaaggaaaaagggtAAGCTTCCTAAAGATGCAAGGATTGCTCTCATGGATTGGTGGAACTCCCACTATAGATGGCCTTATCCTACg GAGGAGGAGAAATTGATGTTATCAGAGATGACTGGATTGGACATAAAGCAGATAAACAATTGGTTCATAAATCAGAGGAAACGCCATTGGAAACCATCTTCAGAGATGCGATTTGGTGTCATGGAAGGTGTAAGTGGTGCTGCACATGGCACCATATTAGAACATATGTAA